The genomic interval GTTGGCTCTGATAGCGACTGACCACCCAGTGTCTTCATACATCATATGGACCACGCGTGCGTGTGTGCAGCAAGTTAATATAGTTTTAAGATTAGtaagataatataatatactatacataataGGGTAAAGCAATCTGTAAATAAATGATACGCCAAAAGTCCAACAGTCCTGAGATATTGATGACAAGATACTTTGCAATctctgaaacgaaaaaattataatgaattTGGCTGACggttgtaatttattttttattcattttcattggtCTAGCCTACTACAGATTTTTACCCATACaatttatacattatatagaTAATCTGCACTCGCATCCAGTAtttagataaaaattatttaatttcggAGAATGCAAAGCATGAAAAGTACTCTGTTTTACAAACAATTTTACCGTCGTTAGTTAGTTGGTATTTCGATCTGTTACCCGTATTTAAGTAACGATTGAGGACATGCGTTAATTATTAGTTATTGCGTTATGCGGAATGTATGTCGAGTATGTGAGGCCAACAAATGTTTACCCTTATTTTGTTGTCCTATTTGTAAATAAAGTCTAAGTGAAttggttaatttttattactaaaaaaagaaactcggaTTCTGCTGAATAAGATGTTCTCGATCGATTTGTtactgaagaaaaatttttttcctaagAAGGTATACAGTTAAATGACCAAAATGTATTTCATTTACGCCTGTTGTAGCACAATATTTGATTAAGCTAACGTTTAAACGATGACCTATAAAAAATGTGAACCATTTATGACTAACAATGTACATTTCTTGTAAAGTCAGTTACACAGTTTAAGTAGCTGCGCTGCATTATGTATTTCGTAGTTTGTACATAAATAAGAGTATGGTTTCCAATCGTCGATTTTCATACTCAATTTATATTCGTAAtgcatattctttttttttagcgaaATGATAGAGCAAGGTACGGTTCTACCACTGACGTAAAACAAGAATCTAAGGACATTAATTGTATACACTTATAtacaaatgtatgtatgtacatacgtacctggATGTTGGACCGTAGTTTCAGTACATCATTAAAACTTTTTTACTGTAAAtacacgaaatgaaatttgaaagacgTTCAAGCGAGACAAGAGTTTACAAAACGAGCGGATAACATAAATTGTAAACATTTTAATGTTTTTAACAATCTTGTACACACGGAAACATATGAATGTAAATACATAGATTATCATAATAACCATGTTTTCACTTTCACAACTCAGCAttttactaattgtaagtcactAAATTTCAGTCTGTTCAATTGAGATAAATTTAATGCGTATgcattcaaatattcaaatcatCCAAAGATTCGATAGCACTCTTGTCGTATAATCGAATCGACCACTCTGTCAGTCGCTTTTCCGGTTTCTCGGTCTTGCAGCGAGCTCGACATTCCCCCTATTCCCCGCCATTTTGCAGGACGCGTCTTCCCTTGTGTATAGTCGCGAGGGGACTCTCGTAATATCGGCCAAAAGTTGTAATTTTCCTAATTAAGTGCTTGTCGTCAACCACATCATAGCAAAAAGCGAAGTACGGCTATGATCAAGACAGAAGAGTGAGTACGAGAAGATTATCTTCCCatataaaattaacaatatattttacaatccGGTGAACTGTTGTGATGTAGCCGAGTCGATGATAACAAACACGCCGCAATGCAATCTTCGGATTCTTGAGTGATGAACTCATCTTATTCTAGGTCACAAATGCAAAATACCACCGACGATAGGGACCGTAGTAGAGAACGTGATCGTAACCGAAGATCTGATAGACCACCACGAATGAATTCGACAAGCAGAGATCGTAGCCGGGAGCGAAACGATCGCGGGGGTAGAAAGGTCTCCGATCGGCGTATTTACGTTTCCAACATTCCCTATGATTTCCGATGGCAGGATTTAAAGGACTTGTTCAGAACAGAAGTTGGAAAGGTTGCTCACGTAGAGTTATTTATGGACGAAAACGACAAGCCCAGAGGATGTGGTATCGTTGAATTCGAAGAGGCCGATTCAGTTAAACTAGCTGTTGATAAAATGCACCGATTTGATATCAAGGGCAGAAAACTGGTCGTTAAAGAAgtatgataattttcatttccaataatttttgCTAATGAGCTATTTCTTTTCAAGTCTTTCAATGAAACAGTTGACCACAATCTGTCATCTCCTTTGTAGGACTATGATGTAGAGCGGGATAAATATGGTCGATTAGCTTCCACCCGTAACAATGATCGGGGGCGAGACGACAGATTTCGGGATGCTCCAAGATCTGGAAATGTTGGTCGACAAAATATGCCAACACCTGGTGGaggtggcggcggtggcggtggggGTGTTGGTGATGTCAAATTTGGAAACACATATGGTCTCAGTACTCAATTCTTGGAGTCTCTGGGAATATCAGGCCCCTTGGTTACAAGGGTTTTTGTGGCGAATGTGAGTAAGCACAGCATGCCTGATTTGTATTCATTAATGCCTCAAAGACTTTGGATTCAAAAACATATGCATTTATTTTACAGCTTGATTAcaaagttgatgaaaaaaagttgttAGAAGTGTTCAAATTAGCAGGTAAAGTACTACATGTTGAGCTTGGCAAAGACAAAGATGGGAAATCTCGTGGATTTGGAGTTGTAGAATATGATCATCCTGTTGAATCAGTCCAAGCCATTTCTATGCTCCATAACCAACAGCTCTTCGATCGTCGTATGACTGTGAGACTCGACCGAGCTAATGAACCTGATATGCCTCCTAAACTCCCAGAGGGTGAGCCAAATTGGTGTATCATTATTGGCTTAAAATGAAATACTTAATGTGATTTTTACTCTCGATAAATAGGTTTGAAAGGAATTGGTATGGGGCTTGGTGCTGGTGGTAATCGATTGATGGATGTAGCTAGGAATATCCCAAATGTACAGCCGCACAATCCCCCTCCAGTCAGCCCCATTTCAGCACCAGTTCTTGCCAGTGGAGCTTTCGGTGCTGGATTAAATAACGTACCTGCACAGCTGGGTAAGTTTTGTTATTCATCTCAAGTAGAGAGTTTGACCTTTTACGGATCCAATCAGATGAGCTGGTAATGACTTATTAATTTCTATTCTACAGCATCCGCACTTTCGAACTCGAATGCAGCTGCACTTCAGGCGAGCCTAGCAGGTGGTCTAGGAGCTAACCTAGCTGCAAGTTCACTGTTAAATTCGTCCCTCACAAATGAATTAGCGTCAAATCTAAATAATTTCGGAGGAGGTGTGGGAGGACTATCCAGTCTGCAGGCTTCCCTCGCGAACGCACAAGGAAATAATGCCTTTGCGCCTAGAGGAATGGGAAAACTCGACAATGACGTAGGATTTGGTGGTAATAATGCTTTTGGTGGTTCAAATTTTGGGAATAGAGATTTTGATGGAAACTTCAGAGGCGATAGCGACCGTATTTCTGTAGGAACTGCAGTGTTTACCACAAATCAAACCCAGAGCGGAGGTGGCAATCGGCAAAACACAAACGGTGGAAGAAATTCTGATACAATCTTGATCGGAAATGTGAGTCTTggcaattcaaaatttcatgatCTTTAGAATACTCACAATTGAACGTATTTCAGTTACCCCCTACTACAACGTGGCAAATGTTGAGAGACAAATTCCAAGACGTTGGTGAAGTCAAATTCGCCGAGATGCGAGGTTCTGACGTGGGATTGGTGAGATTCGCATCTGAATGGGAAGCTGAGAGAGCTGTCTGTATCCTTTACTAAAAACTATAGCTGTCGATGTGCTCTGGTTATTTGGAGATGTCCTTAAGGATTTTTGGTTCATTCTTACGACGTAACGATATTTCCTTAGCAAAGTTCTTTAGCATTGATGGACCGGGCGCGCATTGATGGCCGAAACATCGACGTTCGCCTCTACTAAATGTCCGCACACCAAGGTAAACCTCAAAAAACTTCCACTGAGTACGAAATTGTTTTTAAACAATTTACTACAAGTACGGTAGGGTCGTGTAACATTGGGTAAATTGGGTTGGTTTTGATGACGAAGATTGGTGTTTCATCCGGTTTGTAGGAGCCAAGTATTCTAGTCGCGGTAATGACTCTGTCTTTGAGAAAGTAACACAActtcttgaaaaattcgatcatCGTTGATTAGTTTCCCGGACAGTCGAGGGGGTCGTTTTTCAATGATGTAATTCTACAATTGTGGATGTATTTTTACCGTGATTACATTAGAACATGTATGTTTAAGACATTATCCAGATTGGTTCAACTTTTAATCGTTTTCTCAGTCACCGACAGAATTAGTTGTTAGTTGTAGGTCCATGCCGTCTATTTAGGTCATAGCTTTCATTTCACAGGTTACTATTTATAGTAATACAAATTAGTACATAAGTTATTTGTTAGTTCAATGACGAGAGAGATTGCAATCCGACTTAGGGTGTCCCGTTCTGACGAAATATCCGATGTATAATACTGCTTATTCAGAGAAATAATGTTTTCACAATGCCAGAGAGATCCAGGACCACTTCAGCACATTAGTCCAATCATTCAAGTTTTGTCGGTGGATGTTGCTGTTTATTTACTTGATCAATGAGGTTGTTgtatttgtaaatatttctTCCATAAATCAAAGCAACAATCTTGCAGAGTCTGCTGATTAATCGATAAAAAGCAATTTATAAGGCATGTAGCTCGATATTCATAAATGGTTTCCACGCTCTAGAGATCTGTTGTGAGTGATATGATCTATTCTGGCTCAAGTGGTAGCAGCATTCGGTCCCAAAATCTGATGGCTGTTTCGTAATTTCGTTGGATTGTGTTCTTGTAGTATACGGGGTTGAGATTATAATTATCTGTTTAATTTGAGGTGGTCCATTGCGGTTCACTCGTTTTCAGGTTTTGGTGGATTGGTCATCAGAACTGCGAGCATCACATTACGTTTATTTCATACTCTGCAGTATTGCTCATATTTTTATGAAACTGACGATCAATGACGTTTGCCAAAAAATATCACGTTTTTAACGAGTAATTCTTAAGTGTAGATGTTCGTAAAAGAATATAGAGTTAATAACAATTAAGTCCATGACTGATCGAGGATGTCATCGTCGGTAgctatgattattttttggtaaacttttttctttctcgtcacTCAGAGCTCGAGGAATATTCTGTGCATTGTATGACTTTCTTGTGTAACAACAACTTCATTGtcgtaattgaataaaattcaactgcAACTTTACTCCAACTTGGgtcgttttgtattttatttttgtgctCTTGTGTTTTAACCACTTTAACACAGGCAATTACTGATCGTTATTCAACATTTGGAAAAGAGAGGTGTGTGGGAAATTGGATCCTCGTTAATATCACAGGTGAGACCATTTACAGGCGTTTTTTTACAcaaatgttaaaaattcttACGAAATTGTTGTCTTGTTAAAAGAAGCTTCGACTAAAAATTAATGGTGGGATGTCAGGAGGTGCAATACTCTTCACAAGAGGCATTCTCTGCACGGAAGAAGTTTTACAGTATGGCTTACTTTCCATTGTATGTCATTTCCAAACTCATCGTCTAAAGTTTCAAGAAAAATTCCAGTCCACCCAACTAGATGGTATTTACAGTATTTCATTAGCAATGTTCGTTTTTTATAATCCATCTAAATCCTATCTGTTCAGATATGATTTAACCGTGGGAACAAAATCGTAGATATTAATTCTACCAAATTACGTTGGCTAAATTGATGTACTTACACCATCCGAAGATTTTATTTGGAACTGGTACGTGTCTTGAAATTTCCACACTATCGTAGTAGGAGGGATGTGCAGTGAAATCATGATGCCTAATAGGGTCACCTCAGATATTGACTCGTTAACTTCTTTTCTGTTATCCGATATTCATCCATATTATATAGGTGGTACCCTATTTTCTCGGCGATCAAAATGAGTgtcaagaatattttttcaatatgatACCCCCTGTATAActatataatgataatatttcagCCCGTGAGATTTAATGTTTTCCAGATAATACTATTTTCGAGTGAAAACGTTCAGGTCGAAGATTCAAAAGGTAGGTACTGAAAGAGAAAGGCGTATTtttaaagatattttttttttccaggaattatattcgttaaatcgaagaacCGATCCAGTATTACGATACCTGATCTAATTGGGTTCACCGTAACTATGTATTTTCtatgtatacgaaaataaAGACACCCGACGTATTTCAATAACACGTTTGTATTTTCAAACAGTCTTTACATTACAAaacaatatttcatatatatattttttttattatcacatttcaaaatgaaattaaccgagttataCAAGGCTGAAAGTTCCATTGCACGTTATATAATTGTCTCACCTGActtatcaataattatttagcaaacataaatttttactcgaaaactcAACGCACAATCTCTGAACTGATCTATCATTCAAATCTAAAGTTaaagaaaaagttgagaaaatacattattattcaatGGTGTCGCGGTTATGCCAGAAATATagttttaataattatcaattcatcaattatttatttattcatttatttgtgtaGAGTGTAGTGAAGAGGTAATTTTTGGATAATGCAACTGTTAATTTGACGCTCATTATATTCTATgattaaataacaataatgtgtTTAAGTATTAATAGTATGGCTTGTGTGGGGTTTATTTATAAGGGGCGTTGTGAGCTGTCAAGGTTACCATACCAAGAAGTTTTCAACTTCTcacgacaatttttttagtACAGCACTCTTGTTTGATAAAATTACGATCTAGCTTTAGGATCAGGAATCAAGTGATCAGTAATGCATTAACATTTATACCAGAAAGGTTGTCTCCATGGGTCGAATGTAACCTGATTGACGATAAGCAATCGGCCGCACATCCTGCCAAAGTGACTCAACATCGTGACAATATTATGAAGAACTAAGCTACCTAGATGCGTACGGTTTATAATAATGGATCGTTTAGCAATCAGTCGCATCtcaagttattattatttcttttcccatTTTGCCTTCAATTGATCGATCGCTTTTCAACTTACAGTTCCCATCTACGGATACCGcagaaataatatataaatatcatcTCTAAAAGATGTTAAATGAAAGGCAATCGTGGCAGCGTAAAGAGTTCTTACCATGAGACAACATATCTAGTATGGATTTATACTAGTGCATCTCTACGAATGCTTTGAGATGTTTAGGGATGTCTGGATTTTTGTGAGTCCGCCTTATTACTCTGGCTGCCAAACAAGCGAGTGTTGTATACTTGAGTGGTTCAACGACATCGTAAATACTTTGATCTTTAAGCAGCATCTCGAAAGTTTTTCCATCTCCATTAACAGCGTCTAGATGTGCACCGGCATCGAGTAACGTCGTCGCTAATGCCGGTGGACAAGGATGGGATAATGCAGCGAGGTGAAGGGCGGTGTTTCCATCGACATCCCGAGCATGAACATCGGCACCCGTTTTCAATAGAGCTTTTGCCAAATGTGGAGATGGGAATTCACAAGCCGGATACCTCCCTACCACCGTCGCATCTCGGCTGCACGCCAACTGTAGAGCATCCCGTCCCTagacga from Athalia rosae chromosome 1, iyAthRosa1.1, whole genome shotgun sequence carries:
- the LOC105693489 gene encoding myelin expression factor 2 isoform X2, producing MIKTEESQMQNTTDDRDRSRERDRNRRSDRPPRMNSTSRDRSRERNDRGGRKVSDRRIYVSNIPYDFRWQDLKDLFRTEVGKVAHVELFMDENDKPRGCGIVEFEEADSVKLAVDKMHRFDIKGRKLVVKEDYDVERDKYGRLASTRNNDRGRDDRFRDAPRSGNVGRQNMPTPGGGGGGGGGGVGDVKFGNTYGLSTQFLESLGISGPLVTRVFVANLDYKVDEKKLLEVFKLAGKVLHVELGKDKDGKSRGFGVVEYDHPVESVQAISMLHNQQLFDRRMTVRLDRANEPDMPPKLPEGLKGIGMGLGAGGNRLMDVARNIPNVQPHNPPPVSPISAPVLASGAFGAGLNNVPAQLASALSNSNAAALQASLAGGLGANLAASSLLNSSLTNELASNLNNFGGGVGGLSSLQASLANAQGNNAFAPRGMGKLDNDVGFGGTAVFTTNQTQSGGGNRQNTNGGRNSDTILIGNLPPTTTWQMLRDKFQDVGEVKFAEMRGSDVGLVRFASEWEAERAVSLMDRARIDGRNIDVRLY
- the LOC105693489 gene encoding heterogeneous nuclear ribonucleoprotein M isoform X1; translation: MIKTEESQMQNTTDDRDRSRERDRNRRSDRPPRMNSTSRDRSRERNDRGGRKVSDRRIYVSNIPYDFRWQDLKDLFRTEVGKVAHVELFMDENDKPRGCGIVEFEEADSVKLAVDKMHRFDIKGRKLVVKEDYDVERDKYGRLASTRNNDRGRDDRFRDAPRSGNVGRQNMPTPGGGGGGGGGGVGDVKFGNTYGLSTQFLESLGISGPLVTRVFVANLDYKVDEKKLLEVFKLAGKVLHVELGKDKDGKSRGFGVVEYDHPVESVQAISMLHNQQLFDRRMTVRLDRANEPDMPPKLPEGLKGIGMGLGAGGNRLMDVARNIPNVQPHNPPPVSPISAPVLASGAFGAGLNNVPAQLASALSNSNAAALQASLAGGLGANLAASSLLNSSLTNELASNLNNFGGGVGGLSSLQASLANAQGNNAFAPRGMGKLDNDVGFGGNNAFGGSNFGNRDFDGNFRGDSDRISVGTAVFTTNQTQSGGGNRQNTNGGRNSDTILIGNLPPTTTWQMLRDKFQDVGEVKFAEMRGSDVGLVRFASEWEAERAVSLMDRARIDGRNIDVRLY